The window ATTAAAAATTACATATTGTGGTACGGGGTATTAATTTGCTTCATTACCGTTGTTATGATACCTCTTATCCCCATTTGGCTGATTGTCGCATCATTCTATCTGAGTAAGTACTTTGAGCGTCTTGAGTGTGAGCTAACCACCCGCTCCCTCCGATTTAAGAAAGGATATATTTTTCATACCGAGCGAACCATCCCGCTTGATAAAATTCAGGATCTGACCTTTAAAGAAGGTCCTTTGTTGAAATATTTTGGGCTTAGCATTTTGAGGATTGAAACTGCCGGCAGTTCAGCTCAAGCCGGACCAGATCTTTCCCTGATTGGCATTGTTGATGCCTTCGATTTTCGCAGCATGGTTTTGGATCAGCGAGATAAAGTAACTGACACCCAAGGTTCGGGTTCTGCGAATGAAAGCGCCGATTCATCTATAGAGATACTGAAAGAAATAAGAGATTCTCTGAAACGCATTGAAGGTAAACTACCGCAATAAGTTTTCGGGAGTTG of the Gracilimonas sediminicola genome contains:
- a CDS encoding PH domain-containing protein; this encodes METNSYSMPSKATILHEASFSPKIKNYILWYGVLICFITVVMIPLIPIWLIVASFYLSKYFERLECELTTRSLRFKKGYIFHTERTIPLDKIQDLTFKEGPLLKYFGLSILRIETAGSSAQAGPDLSLIGIVDAFDFRSMVLDQRDKVTDTQGSGSANESADSSIEILKEIRDSLKRIEGKLPQ